In Rhizobium oryzihabitans, one DNA window encodes the following:
- a CDS encoding NAD(P)H-dependent oxidoreductase, translating to MLIEKLNWRYATKKMDPSKTVAEDKVERIVEAARLAPTSSGLQPFEVIVVTDPEVRAKIREIAWNQAQVTEGSHLLVFAAWDNYTEERINHMFDLVNEERGIRNEGWESYRQMLLSSYPQRDEQVNFEHAARQAYIGFGMAVAQAAFEGVDSTPMEGFDPAKLDEILGLRAKGLRSVTILPLGYRQSEGDWLVNLKKVRRPIEEFASRV from the coding sequence ATGCTTATCGAAAAACTCAACTGGCGTTACGCCACCAAGAAAATGGACCCTTCCAAGACTGTTGCGGAAGACAAGGTCGAGCGCATCGTCGAGGCGGCGCGGCTTGCGCCTACGTCCAGCGGTCTGCAGCCGTTCGAAGTGATCGTCGTCACCGATCCGGAAGTGCGCGCAAAGATCCGCGAGATCGCCTGGAACCAGGCGCAGGTTACCGAGGGTTCGCATCTTCTGGTGTTTGCGGCGTGGGACAATTACACCGAAGAGCGGATCAACCACATGTTCGATCTGGTCAATGAGGAACGCGGTATCCGGAATGAGGGATGGGAATCCTATCGCCAGATGCTGCTCTCTTCCTATCCGCAGCGTGACGAACAGGTGAATTTCGAACATGCCGCCCGCCAGGCCTATATTGGTTTCGGCATGGCGGTGGCGCAGGCCGCTTTCGAGGGTGTCGATTCCACCCCGATGGAAGGTTTCGATCCGGCAAAGCTGGATGAAATCCTCGGTCTTCGTGCAAAGGGCCTGCGCTCGGTCACCATCCTGCCGCTCGGATATCGCCAGTCGGAAGGCGACTGGCTGGTGAACCTGAAGAAGGTCCGCCGCCCGATCGAGGAATTTGCGAGCCGCGTCTGA